The Mangifera indica cultivar Alphonso chromosome 8, CATAS_Mindica_2.1, whole genome shotgun sequence genome has a window encoding:
- the LOC123223759 gene encoding WRKY transcription factor 23-like, which produces MESKEAKDIFGASSFPDHLSSSYPLQGIFDFYEGEKNSLGFMELLGIQDFSTSLCGTDAVQVPSTVPALSPNPTLVAKMESSELLNQPATPNSSSISSASSEAVNDEQVKVEEQEEDQQKYKKLLKPKKTNQKRQKEPRFAFMTKSEVDHLEDGYRWRKYGQKAVKDSPYPRSYYRCTSASCGVKKRVERSSSDPGVVVTTYEGQHSHPSPLLPRPSLTGVPMGNNTAFAMPMQGALLSNFQHHQQSFLSNFFPMNFGCNGSSANAAAFRHDRRLFAPAPSLLKDHGLLQDVLPSHMLKEN; this is translated from the exons ATGGAGAGCAAAGAAGCTAAGGATATTTTTGGCGCCTCATCATTTCCTGATCATCTATCAAGTAGTTACCCATTACAAGGCATATTTGACTTTTATGAGGGAGAGAAGAACTCATTAGGGTTTATGGAGCTACTGGGTATTCAAGACTTTAGTACTTCTTTATGTGGTACGGATGCGGTACAGGTACCGTCCACGGTACCAGCCTTGTCTCCAAATCCAACTCTTGTTGCTAAGATGGAATCTTCCGAGTTGTTGAATCAACCTGCCACTCCTAACTCTTCGTCTATTTCATCGGCATCGAGCGAGGCTGTGAACGATGAACAGGTTAAAGTTGAAGAACAGGAAGAAGATCAACAAAAGTACAAGAAAct GTTAAAACCCAAGAAGACAAATCAGAAACGACAGAAGGAGCCGAGATTTGCGTTCATGACAAAGAGCGAGGTTGATCACCTGGAAGATGGATACAGATGGAGAAAGTACGGTCAAAAAGCTGTGAAGGACAGTCCCTATCCTAG GAGCTACTATCGTTGCACCAGCGCATCATGTGGTGTGAAGAAAAGAGTGGAGAGATCTTCCAGTGATCCAGGCGTTGTAGTGACGACTTATGAGGGACAACACAGCCATCCAAGCCCGCTGTTACCGCGTCCAAGTCTTACCGGAGTCCCTATGGGGAACAATACTGCCTTTGCTATGCCAATGCAGGGAgcattattatctaattttcaaCATCACCAACAATCCTTTCTAAGTAACTTCTTCCCTATGAATTTTGGCTGTAACGGTTCCTCAGCAAATGCTGCTGCTTTTCGTCATGATCGGCGTCTATTCGCCCCTGCGCCTTCCTTGCTCAAAGATCATGGGCTTCTTCAGGACGTTCTCCCTTCACATATgctaaaggaaaattaa
- the LOC123223485 gene encoding uncharacterized protein LOC123223485 isoform X1 translates to MAKRPDPDDDDDFSELYKEYTGPPGTTLASSVERAKPSKRSHAGSDEEEEPRDPNAVPTDFTSREAKVWEAKSKATERNWKKRKEEEMICKICGESGHFTQGCPSTLGANRKSQDFFERVPAREKHIKALFTEKVIQRIEKDIGCKIKMEEKFIIVIGKDRLVLAKGVDAVHKVIKEVGDQRGSSNSHRSRSRSSERSPVGTRLRRSESQRSHSGSHNASQFHQRFGRQDKVVENRVREDLQKISRGSPQARAYVNDGARSRPSHSKSPGGPPYTGSLYNSYDGHDQNMVGYRNDGWDTERRGSDLHSSHQMEHPTFLQTLEDLDVEYKREAMELGRIRDKEEDEENYKHRETIREMRESHTKKLTLLRGMHAKQWEDFLQLDAQRRQQQAQEQMSTLGFGGYKQHNYSSYDGSSTNPHYAGASVSMDSRARYTNPMEDYHPSRSHDSYGGFQRQRRENFGKTYNRY, encoded by the exons ATGGCAAAAAGACCGGATccagatgatgatgatgatttcaGTGAACTGTACAAGGAATATACTGGCCCACCAGGAACTACACTTGCCAGTTCTGTAGAGAGGGCAAAACCAAGCAAGCGTTCTCATGCAGGTTCAGATGAGGAAGAGGAACCACGTGACCCAAATGCTGTCCCGACCGATTTCACTAGCAGAGAAGCTAAGGTTTGGGAGGCTAAATCAAAAGCTACTGAAAGGAAttggaagaaaaggaaagaagaagaaatgattTGCAAAATATGTGGAGAATCGGGTCACTTTACTCAG GGTTGCCCCTCTACTCTTGGAGCAAATCGCAAGTCTCAAGATTTTTTTGAAAGGGTACCTGCCAGAGAAAAGCACATCAAAGCACTTTTCACAGAGAAAGTTATACAAAGGATTGAAAAGGACATAGGTTGCAAAATTAAAATGGAggagaaatttataattgtcATTGGCAAGGATAGGTTGGTTTTGGCAAAAGGTGTGGATGCAGTGCACAAAGTAATTAAGGAGGTGGGTGATCAGAGAGGTTCATCTAATTCTCACAGGAGCAGATCTAGGTCATCTGAACGAAGTCCTGTTGGTACACGCTTGCGACGCTCTGAATCCCAAAGGTCTCATTCTGGTTCACATAATGCATCACAGTTTCACCAGCGGTTTGGTAGGCAAGATAAGGTTGTTGAAAACCGTGTTCGTGAGGATCTTCAGAAAATTTCAAGGGGTTCTCCACAAG CAAGAG CTTATGTTAATGATGGAGCTAGAAGTCGTCCAAGCCATTCTAAATCTCCTGGTGGCCCCCCTTATACTGGCAGCTTGTACAATTCATATGATGGCCATGATCAGAACATGGTTGGTTATAGGAATGATGGATGGGATACTGAGAGACGAGGATCTGATTTGCATTCAAGTCATCAGATGGAACACCCTACCTTTTTGCAGACATTAGAAGATTTAGACGTGGAGTATAAGAGAGAAGCAATGGAACTTGGGAGAATTCGGGacaaggaagaagatgaagagaattaCAAGCATCGTGAG ACTATAAGGGAGATGAGAGAGAGTCACACTAAGAAACTGACTCTTCTAAGAGGCATGCATGCAAAACAGTGGGAGGATTTTCTTCAACTTGATGCTCAAAGGCGTCAACAGCAAGCACAAGAGCAAATGTCTACCCTAGGTTTTGGTGGTTATAAGCAGCATAACTATTCCAGCTATGATGGTTCTTCAACCAATCCTCACTATGCTGGGGCCAGTGTATCTATGGATTCAAGGGCCAGGTATACAAACCCAATGGAAGATTATCATCCATCAAGGTCTCATGACAGCTATGGTGGGTTTCAACGTCAAAGACGGGAAAACTTTGGGAAAACTTACAATCGATACTAA
- the LOC123223485 gene encoding uncharacterized protein LOC123223485 isoform X2 has translation MAKRPDPDDDDDFSELYKEYTGPPGTTLASSVERAKPSKRSHAGSDEEEEPRDPNAVPTDFTSREAKVWEAKSKATERNWKKRKEEEMICKICGESGHFTQGCPSTLGANRKSQDFFERVPAREKHIKALFTEKVIQRIEKDIGCKIKMEEKFIIVIGKDRLVLAKGVDAVHKVIKEVGDQRGSSNSHRSRSRSSERSPVGTRLRRSESQRSHSGSHNASQFHQRFGRQDKVVENRVREDLQKISRGSPQAYVNDGARSRPSHSKSPGGPPYTGSLYNSYDGHDQNMVGYRNDGWDTERRGSDLHSSHQMEHPTFLQTLEDLDVEYKREAMELGRIRDKEEDEENYKHRETIREMRESHTKKLTLLRGMHAKQWEDFLQLDAQRRQQQAQEQMSTLGFGGYKQHNYSSYDGSSTNPHYAGASVSMDSRARYTNPMEDYHPSRSHDSYGGFQRQRRENFGKTYNRY, from the exons ATGGCAAAAAGACCGGATccagatgatgatgatgatttcaGTGAACTGTACAAGGAATATACTGGCCCACCAGGAACTACACTTGCCAGTTCTGTAGAGAGGGCAAAACCAAGCAAGCGTTCTCATGCAGGTTCAGATGAGGAAGAGGAACCACGTGACCCAAATGCTGTCCCGACCGATTTCACTAGCAGAGAAGCTAAGGTTTGGGAGGCTAAATCAAAAGCTACTGAAAGGAAttggaagaaaaggaaagaagaagaaatgattTGCAAAATATGTGGAGAATCGGGTCACTTTACTCAG GGTTGCCCCTCTACTCTTGGAGCAAATCGCAAGTCTCAAGATTTTTTTGAAAGGGTACCTGCCAGAGAAAAGCACATCAAAGCACTTTTCACAGAGAAAGTTATACAAAGGATTGAAAAGGACATAGGTTGCAAAATTAAAATGGAggagaaatttataattgtcATTGGCAAGGATAGGTTGGTTTTGGCAAAAGGTGTGGATGCAGTGCACAAAGTAATTAAGGAGGTGGGTGATCAGAGAGGTTCATCTAATTCTCACAGGAGCAGATCTAGGTCATCTGAACGAAGTCCTGTTGGTACACGCTTGCGACGCTCTGAATCCCAAAGGTCTCATTCTGGTTCACATAATGCATCACAGTTTCACCAGCGGTTTGGTAGGCAAGATAAGGTTGTTGAAAACCGTGTTCGTGAGGATCTTCAGAAAATTTCAAGGGGTTCTCCACAAG CTTATGTTAATGATGGAGCTAGAAGTCGTCCAAGCCATTCTAAATCTCCTGGTGGCCCCCCTTATACTGGCAGCTTGTACAATTCATATGATGGCCATGATCAGAACATGGTTGGTTATAGGAATGATGGATGGGATACTGAGAGACGAGGATCTGATTTGCATTCAAGTCATCAGATGGAACACCCTACCTTTTTGCAGACATTAGAAGATTTAGACGTGGAGTATAAGAGAGAAGCAATGGAACTTGGGAGAATTCGGGacaaggaagaagatgaagagaattaCAAGCATCGTGAG ACTATAAGGGAGATGAGAGAGAGTCACACTAAGAAACTGACTCTTCTAAGAGGCATGCATGCAAAACAGTGGGAGGATTTTCTTCAACTTGATGCTCAAAGGCGTCAACAGCAAGCACAAGAGCAAATGTCTACCCTAGGTTTTGGTGGTTATAAGCAGCATAACTATTCCAGCTATGATGGTTCTTCAACCAATCCTCACTATGCTGGGGCCAGTGTATCTATGGATTCAAGGGCCAGGTATACAAACCCAATGGAAGATTATCATCCATCAAGGTCTCATGACAGCTATGGTGGGTTTCAACGTCAAAGACGGGAAAACTTTGGGAAAACTTACAATCGATACTAA